The genomic window GAGTGACAGGTACCTTTTTGTAGATATTGGACTTTTTTTCAGTTGATGTTTAACAAATTTACCCGTACTATAGATTATATGAGAAAACGGTATCATACAAGAAATTAGGTGAGGGTAACTATGGCAGATGAACGACAATCTAAAATAATCGAGGCTGCGAAGCTATATTATTTATTAGATTATAACCAAACGGATATTGCAAAGCAGTTAGGTGTTTCGCGGCCAACTGTTTCGCGGCTTCTTCAGTTAGCAAAAGAACAAGGCATCGTGCAAATTCAAATTCACGATCCAACCGAAGATGCGAATAGTTTAGCGCAGCGACTTGAACAAAAGTTCAATTTAAAAAAGGCAATAGTAACACAGGTTCCTCAGTACGATGATCATGTTATTAAAACGTTTCTAGGGGAAAAAGCGGCAGGCTATATTCATGAAATCGTGCAAGATGGCGATATTATCGGTGTAACTTGGGGAACCACAATTTATCATACAGCGGTTGAGTTGCCAAATAAGGCGGTTAAAGATGTAAAAGTTGTTCAGCTTAAGGGTGGTGTGAGTCACTCAGAAACGAACACGTACGCAAATGAAAATCTATATTTATTCGGAAAAGCATTTAATACAGCCCCTCATCACTTGCCACTGCCAGCTATAGTAGATCATGTCGTTGTAAAGCAGGCAATGCAAGCAGATAGACATATCCATAAAATATTGGAAATGGGAAAACAAGCAAATATTGCTGTATACACGATTGGCCCCATTAAATCGGAATCTCTTTTATTTAGATTAGGATATTTTACGGAAGAGGACTTGAAAGTAATTCACTCTAAGGCTGTAGGGGATATTTGTTCACGTTTCTTTGATGAGAAAGGCCATATATGTAACGCAAATCTAAATGCACGAACACTAGGAATCGAGTTAGACGATTTAAAAAGTAAAGACTATTCTATACTTGTGGCTGGAGGAGCCCATAAACTCGAAGGTATTTATGGAGCGCTTCAAGGTCAATATGCCAATGTTTTAGTAACAGATCAATATACCGCGAAGTTTTTATTAGATAAATAATTAAATATAAGCAAGGGTGATACTCAATTTTTTGGGAATCATCCTTTTTGTTGTAGTACAAAAATAAAAGGTATTGTCGAGCTCCTGTGAATAGATAATCAGTAGTGCGACCCTTTGAAATAATGTTCAAGCATTACAGAAATATATATCAAATATGGATGAATTCTCCTGGTTTGTGACTTTTGTGAACGGATGGAAAATATATTTTTTACATTTGTTCTTGAAAGGGTTTACAAAAGTTCATTTAGGCTGGTATATTAAGTACTGTAATAATCATGATTAATATTTATTTAAATTTACTAAGTCTAACAAACAGGAGTGAGCGCAATGAACATTTTATGGGGTATCGCTGGTATATTTATTGTGTTAGGTATTGCTTTTGTGTTTTCAAATAATAGAAAAGCTATTAATCCTCGAACAATTCTCGGGGGGTTAGCGATTCAGCTTACATTCGCTTTCATTGTATTGAAATGGAATGCAGGTAAAATTGCGTTAGAAAGATTATCATTAGGAGTAAACGAAATTGTAAATTACGCAAACGAGGGAATCAACTTCTTGTTTGGTGGAATATTCCAAGCAGAGAATATTGGGTTTGTATTTGCGTTTCAAGTTCTAACGGTTGTAATTTTCTTCTCATCATTAATATCAGTTTTATATTATTTAGGTATTATGCAAATCGTTATTAAGTTCTTAGGGGGAGCTTTATCAAAGCTTCTTGGTACAAGTAAAGCTGAATCATTATCAGCAGCAGCAAATATTTTCGTTGGTCAAACGGAAGCGCCTTTAGTTGTTCGCCCTTATTTAGCAAAAATGACTAAATCAGAGCTTTTCGCTGTTATGACAGGTGGACTTGCATCTGTTGCTGGTTCTGTTCTTATTGGTTACTCATTGTTAGGTGTACCGCTTGAGTATTTACTAGCAGCAAGCTTTATGGCAGCACCGGCTGGTCTTATTATCGCAAAAATCATGGTACCTGAAACAGAAAAATCAGAGACATCTGATGACTTGAAAATGGAAAAAGACACTGAATCGGTCAATGTGATTGATGCAGCAGCACGTGGTGCGAGTACAGGATTATCACTTGCATTGAACATTGGTGCGATGCTATTAGCATTTATCGCATTAATTGCTCTAGTTAATGGTATTTTAGGTGCTATTGGCGGCGTGTTCAATTTTGATGGTCTAACATTAGAAAGTATTTTAGGAGTTTTATTTGCGCCATTAGCATTTGCAATTGGAGTACCATGGGCAGAAGCTGTACAAGCTGGTGGCTTTATTGGACAAAAGTTAATTCTTAACGAGTTTGTAGCGTATAGCTCTTTCGCGCCCCAAATTGAAGCATTATCACCTAAGACAGTAGCTGTAATTAGCTTTGCTCTTTGTGGGTTTGCTAACGTGTCGTCTATGGGTATTTTACTAGGTGGTCTTGGCAACCTTGCACCAAATCGTCGTTCTGACATCGCAAGATTAGGTGTAAGAGCCGTTATCGCAGGGATGCTAGCATCATTGTTAAGTGCGGCAATTGCCGGCATGTTATTTTAATGAATTATAGATGTGTGTCGACGACAGTGAACCGGACTTTCGCTCTCGTTGGCACTAATCTTTTTGTATGAAAGCAGCAAAAAAAATTACCTCAATCTATAAAAAGTAGGGAGCAATGACATATGCGAATGGTCGATATTATCGAGAAAAAACGAGACGGGCACAGTTTAACAAAGGCTGAGATTGACTTTATGATAGAAGGCTACACAAAAGGTACGATACCTGACTATCAAATGTCTGCCTTTGCTATGGCGGTATTTTTCCGAGATATGACACAAGAAGAGCGTGTGTATTTAACAGAAGCGATGGTGAATTCAGGAGACACTATCGATTTGTCAGCAATAGAAGGTATTAAGGTAGATAAGCATAGTACAGGGGGAGTAGGCGATACAACTACACTCGTACTTGCTCCTTTAGTAGCAGCCGTTGGTGTACCAGTTGCGAAAATGTCAGGTCGTGGTCTTGGGCACACGGGTGGTACTATAGACAAACTTGAGGCAGTTCCTGGATTTCATGTTGAAATTACAAATGAAGACTTTATTCGCAATGTAAATGAGAATAAAGTGTCTGTAATCGGCCAAACAGGAAATTTAACACCTGCTGATAAAAAGCTATATGGATTACGTGATGTAACAGCAACAGTAAACTCTATTCCATTAATTGCAAGCTCTATTATGAGTAAAAAAATAGCGGCTGGTGCTGATGCCATTGTACTCGATGTGAAAACTGGGAACGGTGCTTTCATGAAGGATCTTGATGATGCGAAAGAATTAGCAAAAGCAATGGTCGATATTGGAAACGGTGTAGGTCGTCAAACGATGGCTGTCATTTCAGATATGAGTCAACCGTTAGGTCGTGCTGTTGGGAATGCCCTTGAAGTGAAAGAGGCGATTGATACACTTCAAGGTAAAGGACCAGATGATTTACAGGAACTTTGCTTAGTACTTGGTAGTCATATGGTAACGTTAGCAGGAAAAGCGAATGACGCTGAACAAGCTCGCCATATGCTATTGGAAGTTATGGAGAATGGAAAAGCATTAGAAGTATTTAAAACTTTTTTAGCTTCTCAAGGTGGAGATGAAACGGTTGTTGATGAACCGGAAAGATTACCAAAAGCAGCAAATATTTTCGAGTTGAAGGCGAAGAAATCTGGGTATGTAGCAGAAATTATTGCTGATCAAATTGGAACAGCAGCGATGATGCTAGGAGCTGGCCGAGTGACAAAGGAGTCTGTTATTGATTTAGCCGTTGGCCTTGTATTGAACAAAAAAGTAGGCGACTATGTAGAAGCAGGAGAGTCACTTGTAACAGTTCATAGTAATCAGGAGTCTGTTGATGAAGTGGTTGCAAAGATTTACAACGCTTATACAATTGTGAGTAATTCGGTAGAAAATCCCGATTTAGTGTATGGAGAAGTAAAATAAAACAGTGCCGGATAAACCAATTAAAGGATAAGTAGTTTAATAAAATTTCTGTGAAGGGACGTACGAAATTATGACATTAGCCAAGATGATCGATCATACAGCATTAAAGCCACAAACAACGAAAGAAGAAATTGTAAGATTGTGTGAAGAAGCAAAACAGTATAATTTTGCTTCAGTTTGTGTAAATCCAACTTGGATTGTAACAGCAGCAGCCGCTCTAAAAGGAACAGACGTGGACGTGTGTACGGTTATCGGATTTCCATTAGGGGCGAATACACCTGAAACAAAAGCATTTGAAACAAAGGATGCTATAGAAAAAGGCGCCACTGAAATAGATATGGTTATTAACATTGGAGCACTGAAGGATGGAAATGAAACGTTAGTTGAACAAGATATACGTGCTGTTGTAGAAGCTGCAAATGGCACACTTGTAAAGGTTATTATTGAAACGTGCTTACTAACTGAAGAAGAAAAAGTAAAAGTGTGTCAGTTAGCAGTTAAAGCTGGAGCTCATTTCGTGAAAACATCTACTGGGTTTTCAACAGGTGGTGCAACAGTGGAAGATATCGCACTTATGAGAAAGACGGTTGGACCTGATATTGGTGTCAAGGCTTCTGGAGGCGTTAGAAGTTTAGAGGATGCAGAGGCTGTGATTGAAGCTGGTGCTACTAGAATTGGTGCAAGCTCTGGTGTTGCGATATTACAAGGGCAAATTTCCACGTCAAATTATTAAGATAAAGAGGATATAAATATGAAAGAAATAATATTAAGTTTATTCGCGGGTATGATAATCGGTATCATATTTAAAGGATTAAAATTACCACTTCCTGCACCACCTGTATTTGCAGGTATTGTTGGTATAATGGGTGTGTATCTTGGTGGTTTAGTATTTTCACATTTGGCTAAGCTGTTTTCATAGTACGACAAATTAGCTAGTAGGAGTGAAGACGATGAACGAGGCAGTAGTTATTGAAGAAGCAAAAAAGGCACGGGAAAATGCGTATACTCCTTACTCTAAATTCAAAGTAGGTGCAGCTTTACGCACGAAAGACGGCCGCATTATTAAAGGTGCTAATATTGAGAATGCAGCTTATGGACTTTGCAATTGTGCAGAGCGGACAGCCCTATTTACAGCATATGCAGATGGGATAACAGAGTTTGATTTACTAGTAGTTGTTGCTGACACAAATAGACCAGTACCTCCTTGTGGGGCATGTCGACAAGTAATTTCAGAGTTGTGTGATGCTGATATGGATGTCATTTTAACTAACTTAAAGGGAGATATCCAAAAAGTGAAGGTATTTGAATTGCTTCCAGGTGCATTTTCGCCAAAGGATTTAACATGATGTTATTATAAATAGACGTCTGGTATGCCGAATTTTTGGACTACCAGGTGTCTGTTTTTTTGTCGTTGACATAAGACTAGGATAGTTATAAAGTTTATATATAGACCGATTGGTATAAATTTCGAGGTGAAATAATAAGATGAGTGAAAAGGAAAATTCAAAGACAAAGTTAATACAAACAGCTTCAAGACTTTTTCAATTACAAGGATATCATGGTACAGGTTTAAACCAAATAACAAAGGAGAGTGGTGCCCCGAAAGGATCACTGTATTATCATTTTCCAGAGGGTAAAGAACAGCTAGCTATGGAGTCTATTGCATTGACATCATCTTTTATAGCTAAGCAGATTGCAGAGGGGTTAAAAAAGAAAGAAGATCCTGTTATGGCCATTCAAGAATTAATAACTGATATGGCTACTGAATTTCAAAACCGAAGCTGCACAGAAGGGGTTCCAATTGCAGCTGTTGCTCTTGAAACTTCTCTCATTAGTGAGACTTTGCAAAAAGCATGTCAATCAGCATACGAAACATTTCAAGGTTTATTTACAGATAAGCTACAGCAGGCAGGTTACAGTGAAGAAAGAGCTAAACAGTTGGGAATTGTGATTCACTCGATGATTGAGGGCGCATTTCTTACTTCATTTACAACGGGAAATAATGCGTCATTACTGTTAGTTGCTGAAAGCATACCAGTACTACTAAATCAAAAAGACTAATTTTTTTAAAATGAATTATGTAGACTGGTCTAATAAAGATGCAAGGGGAGAGATGAGAATGGGAAATTTTTTAAAAGTGGGATTGGTATCGGCGCTTGTGGCCACCATCATAAATTTAATTGTGTATGTTCTGTTTCGGGTAGCACAAGGTAATACAATTGAGCTAATTGGTGACAATAGAGGGGCCTTGTATATTTTAACTATTACCTTTATAACTTTTTTAGCATCCATATTAGGGGCTGTGCTGTATGGATTTATAGCGAAACAAACTAACAAGGTTACCATTATTTATGTAACAATTGCCATTGTATTAGCGATATTGAGTTCAGTTGCTTCACAACTATTACTGATAGAAGAATATAGAGGAATGGCTCATATTTTACATGTAATTGTACCTGTAGTGTCTATCTGGTTTTTGAGCAAAACGAAGCAAAATTAATAGTAAAGGTTGGTTTTTATGAGTATATTAGTAACCGGATTTAATGGAAAAGTAGGATTCGAGGTAGCAAACAAATTAAAGAATCGAAAGGAATCTTTCAAGTGTGCGGTAAGGAATGTAGAAAAGGCTAGACTGCAATACGGCAATGACTATCAGTTTGTAAAACTTGATTTTTCTAATACTGACACTTTTTCGGATGCTTTAGAAGGCATTGATAAAATATTTCTAATGTATCCACCAGGAGATAACATTCAATTTGAAGCGTTTATTAATCTAGCAAAAGAAAAATCTGTAAAGCATATTACCTATTTATCATTGAAAGATGTTCAATATATGCCGTTTGTTCATCACAACAAAAATGAAAAACTAATAAAAAAATCAGGCGTGGTATATACGTTTTTACGAGCCGGTTACTTTATGCAAAATCTAACCGACTTTTTGCTTAAAGAAATACAAGAACGAAAGCGAATCTTTGTACCTGCTGGGAAAGGTAAAACAAGCTTTGTAGATACTCGGGATATAGCTGAGATAGCTGCAATCTCTCTTGCAAAGACTGATTTATATAAAAATAAGGCGTACGTTATTACAGGTGATGAGGCATTAGACTTTTATGAGGTTGCAGACATTATGTCAGGTGTGTTGCAAACGAAAATTACGTACACAAATCCATCTGCTAAAGAGTTTAAAGAATTTATGAACGCGCAAGGTGAAGATGAGAAAATGACAAATGTTGTTGTCGGCGTGCATTTCCCTACCAAAATTGGGTTAGCGGGGGGAATTAAGTATGATTATGAGAAGGTTACCGGTAAGAAACCAACAAAGCTAAGGAAGTATGTTGAAGATTATAAAGAAATTTGGCAATGATCTACTACAAAAGTCCAGTATGTGTGACGATTTTCACATGCTGGATTTTGATTTTCCATTACACTATACCTATGGTACTTACATTTACTAGGTTGGTGATACTATGTCAGGCTGTACTACAATGAGTAAAATTATAGAGGCTTTACGACATGAATTGATACGAACAGCATTTGAAAAAGGCTTTGTACACCCGGATACAATCCGAGTAAGTCAAAAGTTAGATATAGTACTTAATAAATACACTATGGAAATTAAATAATAATACATAATAAACAACTACCTCATAGGCGGTTGTTTTTTTTGCTATTAGACATAAGTGTTGGAGCGTTCATTGAAATGTAGGGTTTCAAAACATCCAAATTGTTACAAATATATGAATATATGTAGTTACATATTGCGTGAAATGTGCATACTGTTTATAGTGTATATATACAGCATATATACACAAGAGGGAAGGCGAAAGGTTGCGTGTCTTATAATGAATATTTTTATTTCTAACTCTTCACAGGAGCCGATTTACGAGCAGATTGTTCGCCAAATTAAAAACTTAATCATGCAAGGAGAATTAAAGGAAGATGATGCCCTTCCTTCGATTCGAAGCTTAGCAAAAGAATTGCAAATTAGTGTCATCACAACAAAGAGGGCGTACCAAGAACTAGAAACGGATGGTTATATCGTTACAGTCCATGGAAAAGGCTCGTTTGTGGCTGCACAAAACAAGGAACTCCTTCGCGAGATTCGTTTAAAGGTTATTGAAGAAAAGCTGGCAGAAGCAGTAGATGCAGGGAAATCCATTGGGTTATCAATCGAGGAGCTTCAACAAATGTTAATGATATTTTATGAGGAGGGTTCATTATGAGTTCACCTATCTTAGAAGTAAAACAACTATCTAAAAAGTTTGATGGTTTTGCTTTACAGGATGTTAGTTTTTCATTAAATCGTGGATATATCATGGGCTTCATCGGACCGAATGGAGCGGGGAAGAGTACCACTATTAAACTGATTATGAATCTGTTAAGAAAAGATAGTGGAGAGATAAAGATATTTGGAAAGGATCCTCTACATCGAGAAAGAGATATAAAAAATAAAATAGGCTTTGTGTATGACGAAAATTACTACTATGAAGAGTTAACAATCAATGAAATGAAAAAGGTTGTATGTTCCTTTTATAAAACATGGGATGAGGTAATATTCCAAAGATATTTACGGGAGTTTAACTTACCTTCCAAGAAGAAAATTAAAGATTTATCAAAAGGAATGAAAATGAAGTTCTCATTGGCTATTGCATTATCACATCATGCTGAGTTGTTAATAATGGATGAGCCAACATCGGGGCTTGATCCGATTGTTCGAAGCGAGCTATTAGAGATTTTAACAACCATTATCCAAGATGAGAATAAATCAGTCTTTTTTTCTACGCATATAACATCAGATTTAGATAAAATAGCTGATTATATAACGTTTATTCATGAAGGGCGCATTATTTTATCTGCTCCAAAAGATGAACTATTAGAAAACTATGCACTGGTGAAAGGGGCAAAGCAACTACTAACAGAAGAAGTAAAAGATTACTTTGTTGGCATTAAGGAGAATCAATTTGGTTTTGAAGGTCTTGTGCAGGACAGAGCATTGATAAATAAGGCTATTAAGGATTCCGTTATTATCGATAAACCTACGCTTGAAGATATTATGCTTTACTCTGTAAGGAGGGTTCATCATGTTTAGTTTACTGTATAAAGATATTTTGTTACAGAAAAAACTACTTGTGTTTGGTGTTGTATATATCATGATTATGATTGTGGCATTTAACCAAGCGGCAGAAGCTATGTTTATCGGGAGTATTGTTGCATTAACGTATATGATGACTTTGACGTGCTGCGCATATGATGATAAAAATAAAACGGATGTCCTCTTAAATAGCTTACCTATTAATAAATTAGTAGTTGTGCTATCAAGATATGTATCAGTTTTTATGTTTGCCGCTATTGCTGTTGTATATTATGTAGCTATAGCATTTGTTTTAAAATTGATTCAATTCCCATTTGAAGCAGCGGTTCCCACTTTAGAAGCGATTATAGGAGGTTTAGTGGGCCTTGCCTTTATTAACAGTGTATATTTTCCGATATTCTTTAGACTGGGTTATATTAAGTCGAAAATTGTAAATTTCGTGTTGTTTTTTGGTGTGTTTCTTGGACTAGGATCTGTTATACCTTCTTTAGCTAAAAAGTTAGATAGTACGGCTCAAGAAGGCTTTGTTTATTTTTTCACTAGTTTATCAGAAATTCAAATTATGGCTGGCATGATAGCTGTAATAATTATCTTGTTATCTAGTTCCTTTGCGCTATCTTTGTATTTTTACAAAAGAAGAGAGTTCTAGCTTTGAAAAAGAAGGTTGTCGATTTTTTGGTTGACAACCTTCTGTTGGGTCACGATTTCTACAAGAATGCTTATTTAACAATTAACACAGGACAACTCACGCGCTTAGCAATTTTATGACTCACGCTACCTAATACCATCTCTTGTAACGAATTCAAACCTCTGCTCCCCACGACCACTACGTCGAAGCGTTCGCTATTTGCAAATTCGACAATAGCAGGACCAGGTTCTCCTTTAAGCAGCTTTACCTCATATTGTATATTTTCCTTTTTTATAATCGACTCTGCCTTGCGAATCTTTTCCTCACGAGAGTCTGATAGATGTAACGAATTCCAATTATGTAAAACATCAGATTTTGCTTTTGATATGTCAACAACATACACAAGTGTAATCTTAGAATCTGCATTTAATTTAGCCAACCCGATCGCTTTTTCAGATGCTCGCAAAGAATGTTCAGATCCATCGTAGGCTAATAATATTTTCTCGTACATGTATGTGCTACCTCCTTTTGTTGTTTTAATGCGCACTTAGCTTACGACTCAGCTTCTTGACCAACTCCGAGCTCGAGGCATTTAGGCCTGCTATCTTTACGATTACACCTTTATCCTCAAACTTGTATACTATTTTATCAATAGTAGCAATCGCTGAATCATCCCATAAATGTGCTTCATTTAAATCTAATATAACATAACGCTGTTGTTCAACATCATAATCAAATGCCTCTAACAGATCACTGACCGATGCGAAAAATAGCTCTCCTTTTATTTTATAAATAGCTCGGTTTTCTTCAAATGACTTTTTAACCTCAACTTTTGAAATTTTTGAAACAAAAAATACAGCGCTTAATATAACACCAACAAAAACGCCAATCGCTAAATTATGTGTCATGATAACCGTTAACACGATAACTAACATCACGATTGTATCGGTGACTGGCATGATTTGTAGAGTACGTAATGAATACCAATCGAACGTACCGACGGAAACCATAATCATGACTCCTACTAAGGCGGCCATTGGAATGCGTGACACAAGGTCTCCCAACAGAACAATTAGTAGTATGAGAAAAACACCTGCAATGAAAGCAGATAGCCCTCCTCTTCCTCCGGATTTAACATTAATAATAGATTGCCCAATCATTGCACAGCCTGCCATTCCACCAAAAAACCCAGTAACAATGTTAGCAATACCTTGTCCACGTGATTCTTTATTTTTATTACTGTCCGTACCTGTTAAGTCGTCAACAATTGTCGCAGTTAGGAGGGTTTCAACTAAACCTACAACGGCTAATGCAATGGCATATGGAAAAATAATTTGTAGCGTTGCTATGTTAAAAGGTACGTCTGGGATAAGGAAAAACGGAAAGGCAGTTGGTAACTCGCCCATATCACCTACTGTTTTGGTAGAACTACCTGTTATAATAGTAAAAATTGTTATAATTATAATGGCAACTAGCGGAGAAGGTACTACTCTTGTTAATAATGGGAAAAGGTAAATGATGGCTAATGATCCGGCTACCAGGGCATACATATCCCAACCTTCTCCTACAAACTGCTCTAATTGTGACGTGAATATGAGTATAGCTAGAGCGTTAACAAAGCCAACCATCACGGAGCGTGGAATAAATTTCATAAATCTTGCAAGTTTTGCAGCACCAAATGTGATTTGAAGAATCCCAGTCAGAATGGTAGCGGCAAATAAATACTGAAGGCCATAATCTTTAACTAAATCAATCATCAGCAGTGCCATCGCACCAGTAGCAGCTGAAATCATACCTGGTCTACCTCCAACAAATGCTATAACGACTGCCATAGTAAAAGAAGCATATAATCCAACCTTAGGGTCTACACCAGCGATTAAGGAAAAGGCAATTGCTTCAGGAATAAGGGCTAAAGCTACAACAATTCCAGATAAAATATCACCTTTAACATTTCCAAACCAGTCTTCTTTCCAAGTCATGAACATCCCTCTTTTTGTTTAAAGTTTGTTTTATTATTCCCAATCGAAAGAAGGATACATAAAAAATGATAATATGAAGAAAGAGTCTGTTTGAAAAATGGAGAGGTCGCAAAAAACCTTTATCTCAAAAAATTGGTGCTCAGCTTGATTATTTGTGAGTATTTTGGTGACGGGTACTTTAAGTCATTAAGAGGTTTGACAAATGTAACTCGG from Bacillus sp. HMF5848 includes these protein-coding regions:
- a CDS encoding TetR/AcrR family transcriptional regulator — translated: MSEKENSKTKLIQTASRLFQLQGYHGTGLNQITKESGAPKGSLYYHFPEGKEQLAMESIALTSSFIAKQIAEGLKKKEDPVMAIQELITDMATEFQNRSCTEGVPIAAVALETSLISETLQKACQSAYETFQGLFTDKLQQAGYSEERAKQLGIVIHSMIEGAFLTSFTTGNNASLLLVAESIPVLLNQKD
- a CDS encoding SDR family oxidoreductase, whose product is MSILVTGFNGKVGFEVANKLKNRKESFKCAVRNVEKARLQYGNDYQFVKLDFSNTDTFSDALEGIDKIFLMYPPGDNIQFEAFINLAKEKSVKHITYLSLKDVQYMPFVHHNKNEKLIKKSGVVYTFLRAGYFMQNLTDFLLKEIQERKRIFVPAGKGKTSFVDTRDIAEIAAISLAKTDLYKNKAYVITGDEALDFYEVADIMSGVLQTKITYTNPSAKEFKEFMNAQGEDEKMTNVVVGVHFPTKIGLAGGIKYDYEKVTGKKPTKLRKYVEDYKEIWQ
- a CDS encoding NupC/NupG family nucleoside CNT transporter; its protein translation is MNILWGIAGIFIVLGIAFVFSNNRKAINPRTILGGLAIQLTFAFIVLKWNAGKIALERLSLGVNEIVNYANEGINFLFGGIFQAENIGFVFAFQVLTVVIFFSSLISVLYYLGIMQIVIKFLGGALSKLLGTSKAESLSAAANIFVGQTEAPLVVRPYLAKMTKSELFAVMTGGLASVAGSVLIGYSLLGVPLEYLLAASFMAAPAGLIIAKIMVPETEKSETSDDLKMEKDTESVNVIDAAARGASTGLSLALNIGAMLLAFIALIALVNGILGAIGGVFNFDGLTLESILGVLFAPLAFAIGVPWAEAVQAGGFIGQKLILNEFVAYSSFAPQIEALSPKTVAVISFALCGFANVSSMGILLGGLGNLAPNRRSDIARLGVRAVIAGMLASLLSAAIAGMLF
- a CDS encoding universal stress protein, whose product is MYEKILLAYDGSEHSLRASEKAIGLAKLNADSKITLVYVVDISKAKSDVLHNWNSLHLSDSREEKIRKAESIIKKENIQYEVKLLKGEPGPAIVEFANSERFDVVVVGSRGLNSLQEMVLGSVSHKIAKRVSCPVLIVK
- a CDS encoding GntR family transcriptional regulator, which encodes MNIFISNSSQEPIYEQIVRQIKNLIMQGELKEDDALPSIRSLAKELQISVITTKRAYQELETDGYIVTVHGKGSFVAAQNKELLREIRLKVIEEKLAEAVDAGKSIGLSIEELQQMLMIFYEEGSL
- a CDS encoding pyrimidine-nucleoside phosphorylase, producing the protein MRMVDIIEKKRDGHSLTKAEIDFMIEGYTKGTIPDYQMSAFAMAVFFRDMTQEERVYLTEAMVNSGDTIDLSAIEGIKVDKHSTGGVGDTTTLVLAPLVAAVGVPVAKMSGRGLGHTGGTIDKLEAVPGFHVEITNEDFIRNVNENKVSVIGQTGNLTPADKKLYGLRDVTATVNSIPLIASSIMSKKIAAGADAIVLDVKTGNGAFMKDLDDAKELAKAMVDIGNGVGRQTMAVISDMSQPLGRAVGNALEVKEAIDTLQGKGPDDLQELCLVLGSHMVTLAGKANDAEQARHMLLEVMENGKALEVFKTFLASQGGDETVVDEPERLPKAANIFELKAKKSGYVAEIIADQIGTAAMMLGAGRVTKESVIDLAVGLVLNKKVGDYVEAGESLVTVHSNQESVDEVVAKIYNAYTIVSNSVENPDLVYGEVK
- the cdd gene encoding cytidine deaminase yields the protein MNEAVVIEEAKKARENAYTPYSKFKVGAALRTKDGRIIKGANIENAAYGLCNCAERTALFTAYADGITEFDLLVVVADTNRPVPPCGACRQVISELCDADMDVILTNLKGDIQKVKVFELLPGAFSPKDLT
- a CDS encoding XapX domain-containing protein is translated as MKEIILSLFAGMIIGIIFKGLKLPLPAPPVFAGIVGIMGVYLGGLVFSHLAKLFS
- a CDS encoding ABC transporter ATP-binding protein: MLEVKQLSKKFDGFALQDVSFSLNRGYIMGFIGPNGAGKSTTIKLIMNLLRKDSGEIKIFGKDPLHRERDIKNKIGFVYDENYYYEELTINEMKKVVCSFYKTWDEVIFQRYLREFNLPSKKKIKDLSKGMKMKFSLAIALSHHAELLIMDEPTSGLDPIVRSELLEILTTIIQDENKSVFFSTHITSDLDKIADYITFIHEGRIILSAPKDELLENYALVKGAKQLLTEEVKDYFVGIKENQFGFEGLVQDRALINKAIKDSVIIDKPTLEDIMLYSVRRVHHV
- a CDS encoding aspartyl-phosphate phosphatase Spo0E family protein, which encodes MSKIIEALRHELIRTAFEKGFVHPDTIRVSQKLDIVLNKYTMEIK
- the deoC gene encoding deoxyribose-phosphate aldolase, producing the protein MTLAKMIDHTALKPQTTKEEIVRLCEEAKQYNFASVCVNPTWIVTAAAALKGTDVDVCTVIGFPLGANTPETKAFETKDAIEKGATEIDMVINIGALKDGNETLVEQDIRAVVEAANGTLVKVIIETCLLTEEEKVKVCQLAVKAGAHFVKTSTGFSTGGATVEDIALMRKTVGPDIGVKASGGVRSLEDAEAVIEAGATRIGASSGVAILQGQISTSNY
- a CDS encoding DUF6069 family protein → MGNFLKVGLVSALVATIINLIVYVLFRVAQGNTIELIGDNRGALYILTITFITFLASILGAVLYGFIAKQTNKVTIIYVTIAIVLAILSSVASQLLLIEEYRGMAHILHVIVPVVSIWFLSKTKQN
- a CDS encoding sugar-binding transcriptional regulator — protein: MADERQSKIIEAAKLYYLLDYNQTDIAKQLGVSRPTVSRLLQLAKEQGIVQIQIHDPTEDANSLAQRLEQKFNLKKAIVTQVPQYDDHVIKTFLGEKAAGYIHEIVQDGDIIGVTWGTTIYHTAVELPNKAVKDVKVVQLKGGVSHSETNTYANENLYLFGKAFNTAPHHLPLPAIVDHVVVKQAMQADRHIHKILEMGKQANIAVYTIGPIKSESLLFRLGYFTEEDLKVIHSKAVGDICSRFFDEKGHICNANLNARTLGIELDDLKSKDYSILVAGGAHKLEGIYGALQGQYANVLVTDQYTAKFLLDK
- a CDS encoding ABC-2 transporter permease, which produces MFSLLYKDILLQKKLLVFGVVYIMIMIVAFNQAAEAMFIGSIVALTYMMTLTCCAYDDKNKTDVLLNSLPINKLVVVLSRYVSVFMFAAIAVVYYVAIAFVLKLIQFPFEAAVPTLEAIIGGLVGLAFINSVYFPIFFRLGYIKSKIVNFVLFFGVFLGLGSVIPSLAKKLDSTAQEGFVYFFTSLSEIQIMAGMIAVIIILLSSSFALSLYFYKRREF